In Helianthus annuus cultivar XRQ/B chromosome 9, HanXRQr2.0-SUNRISE, whole genome shotgun sequence, the following are encoded in one genomic region:
- the LOC110879392 gene encoding probable inactive receptor kinase At5g67200 — translation MISTNTIIFLFFTLFPSALTLSPPPPPPDALSILAFTSKADLHNNLPFSINTTSTHCKWQGVQCQSNGKVIRLVLENLHLTGVFASNTLTLLDQLRVLSLQNNSLTGTIPDLTRLINLKTLFLNHNRFSGTIPVSISSLHRLKTLDLSFNRLSGPIPVNITNLDRLNYLRLDSNRLNGSVPPLNHSSLQIFNVSFNKLSGPVPVTPTLANFTTTSFSHNPGLCGEIVRTECSFIGPFFGKNATSSSSTSAPPPGIMLGQSAQLQEGIQNIQNHNSDSSNHKRLALILGFSSGVVLLLCSVMCLLLSTKSSSKKNKNNGNIVSTTSEMMELAEAADAAADVIRIHETNELEEKVKKVQNGIAMRKSGNLVFSAGETQVYSIEQLMRANAELLGRGSLASTYKAVLENGSIVCVKRLDGSRMCGTSKEMFERHMDAVGGLRHPNLVPLRAYFQAKEERLLVYDYQANGSLFSLIHGSKSTRAKPLHWTSCLKIAEDVAQGLSYIHQAWRLVHGNLKLSNVLLGSDFEACLSDYCLSALVDSGGGNVDSDSAAYEAPETRKLNHQPTAKSDVYSFGVLLLELLTGKPAAEHPHLTPDDMVNWVRSMRAMNGGEDNRLIMMVEVALVCRVSSPEQRPTMWEVLKMIQEIKEVAVTEELNETLL, via the exons ATGATATCCACCAACACCATCATCTTCCTCTTCTTCACCCTCTTTCCCTCAGCATTAAccctctcaccaccaccacctcctcccgACGCATTATCCATTCTAGCCTTCACATCCAAAGCTGACCTCCACAACAACCTACCGTTCTCCATCAACACAACCTCCACTCACTGCAAATGGCAAGGCGTACAATGCCAGTCAAACGGTAAAGTCATCCGTCTCGTTCTCGAAAACCTACACCTCACCGGCGTTTTCGCATCCAACACATTAACTCTTCTCGACCAGTTACGAGTACTCAGCCTCCAAAACAACTCTCTCACCGGCACCATACCAGACCTCACCAGACTTATCAACCTCAAAACACTGTTTCTCAACCACAACCGTTTCTCCGGTACCATTCCGGTTTCAATCTCATCTCTTCACCGTCTTAAAACCCTAGATCTGTCCTTCAACAGATTATCCGGTCCTATTCCTGTCAATATTACTAATCTAGACCGGTTGAACTATCTCCGGCTCGATTCTAACCGTCTTAACGGTTCTGTTCCTCCTCTGAATCACTCGTCTCTTCAGATCTTTAACGTCTCGTTCAATAAGCTGTCCGGTCCGGTTCCGGTGACTCCGACGCTAGCTAACTTCACTACGACGTCGTTTTCACACAATCCTGGACTTTGCGGTGAGATCGTCCGTACTGAATGCAGCTTCATCGGTCCGTTCTTCGGTAAAAACGCCAcgtcatcatcttcaacatcagCACCACCACCTGGAATAATGTTAGGACAAAGCGCACAGTTGCAAGAAGGAATCCAGAACATTCAAAATCACAACTCAGATTCAAGTAACCACAAACGATTAGCGTTAATTCTAGGCTTCTCCAGTGGCGTAGTTCTACTACTTTGTTCTGTTATGTGTTTACTTCTATCAACCAAATCATCATCAAAGAAGAATAAGAATAATGGAAACATCGTGTCAACGACGAGTGAGATGATGGAACTGGCGGAAGCTGCTGACGCTGCAGCTGACGTGATCAGGATACATGAAACAAACGAGCTAGAAGAGAAGGTGAAGAAGGTGCAGAACGGGATAGCGATGAGGAAGAGCGGGAATTTAGTGTTTAGTGCGGGTGAAACGCAGGTGTATAGTATAGAACAGTTGATGAGAGCAAATGCTGAGTTGTTGGGGAGGGGGTCGTTGGCGAGTACGTATAAAGCGGTGCTGGAGAATGGTTCGATTGTGTGTGTGAAGCGGTTAGATGGTTCGAGGATGTGTGGGACCAGTAAGGAGATGTTTGAGAGGCACATGGATGCGGTTGGTGGGTTGCGCCACCCGAATTTGGTCCCGCTTAGAGCGTATTTTCAGGCCAAGGAAGAGAGGTTGCTGGTTTATGATTATCAGGCTAATGGGAGTTTGTTTTCTCTCATTCATG GGTCAAAGTCAACGAGAGCAAAGCCTTTGCATTGGACATCATGCTTGAAAATAGCAGAAGACGTGGCACAAGGCCTATCTTACATCCACCAAGCATGGAGGCTTGTTCACGGCAACCTTAAGTTATCAAATGTCCTCCTAGGTTCCGATTTCGAAGCCTGTCTCTCCGACTACTGTCTTTCGGCCCTAGTAGACAGCGGCGGCGGCAATGTTGATTCTGATTCTGCAGCCTATGAGGCACCAGAAACACGCAAGTTAAACCACCAGCCAACAGCCAAGTCCGATGTCTACTCATTCGGGGTTCTACTGCTTGAGCTTTTAACTGGGAAGCCTGCGGCGGAGCACCCGCATTTGACGCCAGATGATATGGTGAATTGGGTACGGTCAATGAGGGCCATGAATGGCGGAGAGGACAACCGGCTGATTATGATGGTTGAGGTGGCGTTAGTGTGTAGGGTGAGCTCGCCGGAGCAGAGACCCACCATGTGGGAAGTATTAAAGATGATTCAGGAGATCAAGGAAGTTGCTGTAACAGAGGAACTAAATGAGACCTTATTGTGA
- the LOC110879393 gene encoding kinesin-like protein KIN-4A encodes MESPPPPPASTMEDCCVKVAVHIRPLIGDEKLQACKDCVAVVPGKPQVQLGTHSFTFDHVYGSTGTPSSSMFEECVAPLVDGLFQGYNATVLAYGQTGSGKTYTMGSGCKDGSQTGLIPQAMNALFNKIESLKDQIEFQLHVSFIEILKEEVRDLLDPNSSNKSETPNGQPGKVNIPGKPPIQIRENSNGVITLAGSTECSVQTLKEMADCLEHGSLSRATGSTNMNNQSSRSHAIFTITVEQIRKTNSGDNNLNESMSDEYLCAKLHLVDLAGSERAKRTGSDGMRFKEGVHINKGLLALGNVISALGDEKKRKEGAHVPYRDSKLTRLLQDSLGGNSRTVMIACVSPADINAEETLNTLKYANRARNIQNKPVVNRDPMSSEMLKMRQQLECLQAELCARGGGSTLELQALREKISWLEATNQDLCRELHAYRSRGIAIHHSEMNDNQVDDSFCMENEVLRKSVDSSDYQMSENGDSAVIDEAAAKEWEHTLLQDSMDKELHELNKRLEQKESEMKLFGGYDTMTLKQHFGKKIMELEEEKREVQKERDRLQTEIENLSSTADGQTQKLQDLHSHKLKSLESQIQDLKKKKDSQVIVTKQKQKSDEAAKKLQDEIQYIKAQKVQLQHRIKQEAEQFRQWKASREKELLQLKKEGRRNEYERHKLQALNQRQKMVLQRKTEEAAMATKRLKELLEARKSTRDNSVTSPGNGTNVQSNEKSLQRWLDHEVEVMVNVHEVRHEYEKQSQVRAALAEELAVLRQVDEFASKGISPPRGKNGFSRASSLSPEARMSRISSLESMLSISSNSLVFMATQLSEAEERERAFANRGRWNQLRSMADAKNLLQYMFNSLADARCQSWEKDIEMKEMEEQLQELVGLLSQSELRRKEVEKELKVREQQAVSIALASSASGNSHNSLKHVADEKSGPLSPNSVPVPKQLKYTAGIVNGSVRESAAFTDPKRKMVPMSQLSMKKLGQLALVGHSSGKLWRWKRSHHQWLLQFKWKWQKPWRLSELIKHSDETIMRSKPRPLPASSEIMYHRH; translated from the exons ATGgaatctccaccaccaccaccagcatCAACCATGGAGGATTGTTGCGTCAAAGTAGCCGTACACATTCGACCGCTTATCGGTGACGAAAAGCTTCAAGCCTGTAAGGATTGTGTCGCCGTTGTTCCAGGAAAACCTCAG GTGCAATTAGGTACACATTCTTTTACTTTTGATCATGTGTATGGTAGCACCGGAACTCCATCGTCTTCCATGTTTGAAGAGTGTGTTGCTCCTCTTGTTGATGGTTTGTTTCAAGGATATAATGCTACTGTTCTCGCTTATGGCCAG ACCGGTTCGGGCAAGACATACACCATGGGTTCTGGCTGCAAAGACGGTTCCCAAACCGGCCTTATTCCTCAAGCGATGAATGCTTTATTTAACAAGATCGAAAGTTTAAAAGACCAGATAGAATTCCAGTTACATGTTTCTTTCATTGAG ATTCTAAAAGAAGAAGTACGCGACTTGCTGGATCCAAACTCGAGTAACAAATCTGAGACACCAAATGGTCAACCAGGAAAAGTCAACATACCCGGGAAGCCACCGATACAAATTCGTGAAAATTCAAACGGTGTCATAACACTTGCCGGATCTACTGAATGTAGTGTACAAACACTAAAAGAAATGGCTGATTGTTTGGAGCATGGATCGTTGAGCAGGGCAACCGGGAGTACAAATATGAATAACCAGTCAAG CCGTTCACATGCTATATTCACCATCACAGTTGAACAGATACGCAAAACAAATTCTGGTGATAATAATTTGAATGAATCTATGAGTGATGAGTATCTTTGTGCTAAGTTGCATTTAGTGGATCTTGCTGGATCAGAACGGGCTAAAAGAACAGGTTCAGATGGCATGCGATTCAAAGAAG GGGTTCATATTAACAAGGGCCTTCTTGCGCTCGGAAATGTCATTAGTGCTCTTGGCGATGAAAAGAAACGGAAAGAAGGTGCTCATGTTCCATATCGTGATAGCAAACTTACGCGCCTCTTACAG GATTCACTTGGTGGAAACAGCAGAACTGTTATGATTG CTTGCGTTAGTCCGGCTGATATAAACGCTGAGGAAACTTTGAACACGTTAAAGTATGCTAATCGTGCAAGGAACATTCAAAATAAGCCGGTGGTGAACAGAGATCCAATGTCAAGTGAAATGTTAAAAATGAGACAACAATTAGAGTGTTTGCAGGCAGAACTTTGTGCTCGTGGTGGTGGTTCAACACTTGAATTACAG GCATTAAGGGAGAAGATTTCTTGGCTTGAAGCTACTAATCAGGATCTTTGTCGGGAACTTCATGCTTACAGAAGCCGAGGCATTGCCATTCATCATTCTGAAATGAATGATAATCAA gttgatgattcTTTTTGCATGGAAAATGAAGTGCTAAGAAAAAGTGTTGATTCGTCTGATTATCAAATGAGTGAAAACG GGGATTCTGCGGTTATAGATGAAGCAGCAGCAAAAGAGTGGGAGCACACTCTTCTACAAGACTCCATGGATAAAGAactacacgagttgaataaacgTTTAGAGCAGAAAGAG TCGGAGATGAAACTTTTTGGTGGATATGATACAATGACCCTTAAGCAACATTTTGGGAAGAAAATAATGGAACTCGAGGAAGAAAAACGGGAAGTACAG AAAGAGAGGGACCGACTGCAGACGGAAATCGAAAATCTTTCATCTACTGCAGACGGGCAAACGCAAAAATTGCAAGATTTGCATTCCCACAAGTTGAAATCACTCGAGTCGCAAATTCAGGATCTCAAGAAGAAAAAAGACAGTCAAGTAATCGTTACGAAGCAAAAGCAAAAGAGTGATGAAGCAGCAAAAAAGTTGCAAGATGAGATACAATACATCAAGGCACAaaag GTTCAACTACAACACAGAATCAAGCAAGAAGCTGAACAATTTCGACAATGGAAGGCATCTCGAGAAAAAGAATTACTCCAG CTAAAGAAAGAAGGGCGGAGGAATGAATATGAGAGGCACAAATTGCAAGCTCTAAATCAACGCCAGAAAATG GTTCTTCAAAGAAAGACAGAAGAGGCTGCAATGGCTACAAAGAGGCTCAAAGAATTACTAGAGGCCCGGAAGTCAACCCGTGACAACTCAG TGACTAGCCCTGGAAACGGAACAAATGTACAG agtaacgagaaatcattGCAGCGTTGGCTTGATCATGAGGTGGAAGTAATGGTGAACGTTCATGAAGTTCGACATGAATATGAGAAACAAAGCCAAGT CCGTGCTGCACTGGCTGAGGAGCTAGCTGTTCTTAGACAAGTGGATGAATTTGCTTCTAAAGGAATTAGTCCTCCGAGAGGAAAAAATGGTTTCTCTAG GGCTTCATCGTTGTCACCTGAAGCTAGAATGTCAAGAATATCTTCATTAGAGAGCAtgttaagcatttcatcaaactcACTTGTGTTCATGGCTACACAACTCTCTGAAGCTGAAGAACGAGAACGTGCTTTTGCCAATCGTGGCCGTTGGAATCAGCTTCGTTCAATGGCTGATGCCAAAAACCTGCTTCAATATATGTTCAATTCTCTTGCAGATGCCAG GTGCCAATCATGGGAGAAAGATATCGAAATGAAGGAAATGGAAGAACAGTTACAAGAGCTCGTCGGTTTATTAAGTCAGAGTGAATTAAGACGAAAGGAAGTCGAAAAGGAGCTCAAAGTACGGGAACAACAAGCTGTCTCGATCGCATTGGCTTCATCAGCTTCG GGTAACTCTCACAATTCACTGAAACATGTGGCTGATGAAAAGAGTGGTCCGTTATCTCCAAACTCCGTTCCGGTACCCAAACAGCTGAAATACACAGCGGGCATAGTTAACGGTTCAGTGAGAGAATCAGCAGCCTTTACTGACCCAAAACGAAAG ATGGTACCCATGAGCCAGCTGTCGATGAAGAAGCTGGGCCAGCTGGCACTGGTGGGCCATTCCTCGGGGAAACTGTGGAGGTGGAAAAGGAGTCATCATCAATGGCTATTACAGTTCAAATGGAAATGGCAGAAACCATGGAGACTTTCGGAGCTCATCAAACACAGTGACGAAACAATCATGCGATCGAAACCTCGTCCGCTGCCAGCTTCTTCTGAAATCATGTACCATAGACATTaa